GGGAGAGCTATGAAAGCCTTTAGAGAAACAGACAGCTGAGCGTGAAGTGAATCAAGGTGCTGAGGCGTATTTGTTTTGCTCTGTCTGtcagtttcctgttcctgtCAGTATCTGAGATGTCGGTTTCCTGTCACACCCCAGAGGACGAAGGTGAAGGAGAGAGCTGTCAGGATACAAATGGCCCTTTGGTCAAACTATCCTTGAAAGTAGTTCAAGGATAATTTGACTTGACAAATATCCTTGAAAATCATCCctcttgttgttgttctgcTCATTTGCTGTCTAATAAACAGCTGGTACCAGTCTGACTGgcaacacattttctttttaatagttttaacaTGTCAGAATGTGTTCGCTTTACTGTGTAAGTTAGTTTGTTCTTTGAGTTGTTTCCAGAAATATATTTGTAGCTATACAGTTTAACAATTAACGTATCCCTGCTTAAGCACGCTTGAAAAGCAGGTGACGGGTGGAGAAGAATGCTGCTGTGTTTATAAAACAAGATGCCAGTCTGACCTGTATCAGGCAGCCTAGATCTTGTTGTTGCTGGttgccattttttttatttggcagcTTAATGTTTAATTCGATTTCTTTTCCAAAGTTGTTTACAAAAAAACGACACCAATAAAAGTAATATAGTAATAGAATTAGAAGTAACTAAACATCCAATGTTGCTActtgttctgtttaaaaaaGCCTTTCCACAAAAGCCCACTGAAACGTCTCAGCTCCATTAAAGGAGacctattattatttttcttacttTCTCTCATATATACAGTTACAATGGTAGAGGCTCTTAATTAACTTAAGCAGAGACATTATAAGATAAGTGACTTCTGCAACAGCAAGGTAGAAGTATAGTTTTAAACTCTTAAACTCTCGATCTAATTTATTTAACCTTAATTGAACCAGATGCTTGAGATTAAAATTGTGTATTGGAGGCAGATGAGGGGCTGCACAAAGACACAGGCTAAATTAGGATTATTTTTGACCATGAATGATATGAAGCTCTACTCTAATAGAGTCAAAGAATGAAAATATACCCTTGGTAATGGGCATAACGGGTCTCCTTAAATTTAATAGCACATATTTGAAAGTGACGCACAACAGGAACAAAAACTGGAGTCATCCAAATTAGAAATCCAATCTTGtgactttcttctttttttttaaatttgatcttAGTTGTGACATAAGGATGTGCGCTGACCTGCATTTTTTGGCTACACAGATGACTTCCACAGTCACTGTGGGCATGCTCACTGAGATCCTCTGTTTatccaaaaacacaaagagcatCACAGCTTGTGTGTCAACTGACATCTGTCATTATCTCACCATGAGAAAGTTTAAATAATGTGAGCACATAATTCCTGTGAGGGTCCTAAGAGATTGGGTTAGTTTAGTTTTAATCAAACTGTGTGTTTTGATTGGACAGGAGAACGGGAAGAGCCGCCTGCAGAAGACCCAGGATGAAGTGGAGGAGGTGAAAGTCATCATGCTGGACAACATGAACAAAGCTGAAGAAAGATCTGGGAAACTCAATGAGCTTGAAGACAGGGCTGATCTGCTGCTGGAAGAGGTACACCGTCCTAGTGGAAAAGCATCATCTCTTAGCACAGCTCTATTTTAACTACATGTTCCTTGTAAAAGtctttggcttttattttgaaggtgaatAACTGGGGCAAATGGCACACAGATCCCCTCTCCACAAGCACCTTTGGATTAATACTAAGACATGTCACATTGATGTCTATAAATATGCTTTAGGTGGAGCTGGAGAGGAAAGCAAATGTGCGATTTACATCCTGATTCTGTTTTATggtgctatatttagaaaggtATTTCCTATTGTTTCTTAAGATGAATGAAGCAAGCTGGTCTCCCTGGGTATGAATGTCCTTCCCGGGGTCAACAGCGAGGTTGCATCATTCCCACATTGCCCCATTGGCTGCGTTACATGACACTGGTGAGGAGCCAGAGGGAGAACTAAAAAAGCAGACAGGCAGATTGAAGTTCAAGAAGCACACTGAGCTACTTTTGAATATCGTAGATTGTGAAAAAACAAGGTTCAGTTCCTATGTGTTTCAAAGAAAATGCCTAAATCCTACAGCTGCACTCATACATTCTTACAGAGGATCTCACCGATACAAAAAAGGAACAGGCTTACCCCAGACAGAAGTATACTGCAAAGCAAGTTTGACATAACTGGGATCAGCTAAATCAAAAACAGTAAAACTCTTCAGTCCAGAGCTTTCATTTGCCCAGCTTTGCTCACTGACATTACTACCACCCTACTCAGCACCAGATCATTTGCATTGCACTCAGACCACAACACAGGAAAAAGAATCTGCCAAAAGGTGACACCTGGAGGCAACTTTAAATCGTGGGTTATAATATAGTTGATGTAATCTATCCAGTTCAAGAGAACTATTAGAATCAAAACACCCCGAAAAATTATTAATTCCACTTCATGTATGCTTGTCTGATGAAAAAATATGATCAAACTGAACCGGAAATATGTGGGCcctaaagagaaaacaagatGAAAGAAGCTAAAAAATCAAAAGCTGAGACATAAAGCAAATCTCTGTGGATTTAACATTAACAGGTTTGAATAAGAAAGCACTGCTTCTGCAGTTTTATCGAAATCTCCATTTTGCTTGTACTTTCCTGTTTAATGAAAAACACGCTGACCTTCAGTCTGTGACTCGTTTGACCTAAAGATACAAGGACTTCCTCTGGATTTGTTTACGTGATACGTTTACTTGGAAGTGGCATGAGCGTGTCAGTTCTGCGTTTTATCTTTGTGATCACAGCTATTAgacatttagaaatgtaattatacAAGAACAAAATCTTAAaccttttaattttgtttttcgcAGAGTAAAAAGTTTGAAAAGACATCCACCCAGGTGAAGACACAGAAAAGATGGGAGAACAAGAAGATGAAAGTGGTGCTTATTGCAGTTGCGGTGGTAGCAGGACTCATCATTCTGAGTCTTATAATCGTTGCTATTGTTCAAAGCACCAAAGGAAGTGACTAAAGGTAAAGCACCTGGGAAGAGGAGAGGAACTGTAACTGTGGAACTCCAGCATCTTGCCTGAACTGTTCTCTATGACATATTTATGGAGGATAATTCCTGTTCTTCACTCTACTGCACGCCTTAAGTTGATATGGTACCGTGGGTTGCTCAgctgctttttctctctcctttttaaaaGACTCCCTTCTTTAAAAGGTGATGCtttcaaaacactgaacagCCCACACCAAGAGATTATAGGTGGATTTAAAGTCTTATAAGTTCACTGGATGAATATCAACAGAATGAAACTGGTCCACTGTCCTCCCAGTGAAATCTCACTGCCATGAATATTTATTCAAATGGTATCTACATACTAAGTAGATACCATTTGTGTTTTGccccctttctttttttaaggaaaactgcaagtatttttaatcaaatatcACCAGGCTCCTGCTGCGGTGCCCATTCATCTCTCAGAGATGAtcaagagatgaaagaaaacagaacagatgCCAAACTTTATAAATATGTATCCCCCTCAGATAGCTCCACGTGGGAAAGGAGAAATAAATGTCTAAATGTGATAAGTTTAGCTGTAAAACTTACTGTCCTCACaatcattaaaatgtttttgtgtttgttatttttgagtGGTTTATTTTAGTGTCAGGttgctcttcttttctttgctcaGATACAATCTCCAGATTTCTTCTTCATATTGTACTTACAAACAGAATGTAAGGTCTCCACGTGCCATGTCAGTATGTCATGTGACCAGCACATGTGGATGGAGAACAGATTCACTCCTTGATCGTCTCATGGTTGGAGTCATATTGTTAATCATTTGAAAGTCTGAGCTTGGAGCCCTCAATAACGGGAAAGACAGTTTCTGTTTATCTGTAGTCAGAACGAAGAGTATTAGAGAAAGCAGTGACCCCTGGTGActgatgttttcattttagAGAAACATGTTAGGTAGAGGCCAAAAACCTCTGTGGAACCATAATATTTATATGTGTGGAACTTTCCAAATTGTCAGGTGACTTGGTTTGTTAACATAAGAACTATGTTCACTGTTATTACTGTCAGTCTGTAACCAAATAATAGAAACCCCATGAAGATATTAACATTAGCCTACACACACATATTGTAACTGAACATTTAATAAAAGAGTGGATTATTCTTACAGTTCACTGATGCGTAGGCATGTGTCACCTTCACTCTAGCAGGAAAttacaaagacatgctgtgcaGCGAGGCCAGACAGTGGTATTGCGAGGTGAAAGGTGATTGTTTTAGAGCTTTAATATGTTCACACGATTCACTGTGGCTGCACTACTGTGCTTGGAGTTTATGCTTTTAGAATCTGTGTTGCCTGTGTTATTATGGTTAATGAGTGTGTaacagtctgcatgtcaaagttACCAATACTGTGTTCTTTTGTTAGCTCATTAGACCAAAATCATTTCTGGATAACCGTGAGAGCTGACTGACAACAGTTTCCCTGGGAATAAAATATATTATCAACACAATGTGCTTTATAGCAAACTGGGTCAGGAATCTCTGTATATTTGCCTCTGAACTCCTCCTACATGATAAGGAACTGAGCAACCAGAATTGGCACATAGCTTCTTGCTCACCGGAAGATTCTAATCTATATCACATATTATGATCTTGtaatgttgcctagcaaccacttACAACATCTGAAGCTTGTTCTTTTGTATCTGCAGCTCTTTATAAATGCATGTTCATGGCAACATCTAATTTATAACAATAATCGTATAATCTTACAGTGATAACATGAtaactgtcattttatttatcaATGATGCTTAGCATGTTACCTAGCAACCACCTAACAACAGACTGAAACCACAGGTCAAATAATACTACAGCATGGTCATGTACTTGAGAGATAAATATAAGGGTCAGTTTTTAAGTTTGGatcatgaaaataaataaaaatatggattttTGAATGAGCAGAATAGATacccttttatttatatattaacaGTATTAATCATTTAATTTTGCACACATATTAACACAATATATGCGTATCCTGGATTCTCATTTTACTACACTTAAAAAAAGCAGATTACAGTTTTCAGTATCAGCATACCCACATTTACATATGGCAGTGACATATGTGCCCATATACATGTTTCCTTACACTTTGTCTTCATAGCATAAGCCTTTATCTTTAGGCTTTGTGAAACGTTATGAACAGACTTTCAGTAAGTGGACTTGaatttttcttcagtttgagaCTCCATTGtgtaaagaaataattaaataacactaaaatgacaaatggtaaaaaatacataaataaataaattatacaaGTCAAACACCACAAGTTAGATACACACAACAGGAAGAATAGCAATAAAGGACTTGTATAAATTAATTAGAGAACACATAAAATCATGTGAGCAAATGTCAAAGCTAAAAAATGAACAGCTTTTATAATCTGACATAATCTTTGTGAAATTTACCAAATGCAAATGTTAAACAATTTTCTAATCCCCCCTGTCGCGggattttgtaaataaagtctgaAACACGGAAAAAGCTGTGTtcaagctatttattactgcgcgcaggagagccagcacacacatcaaacattacAGTTCACAGTCATGCCAGCTTTGCCCACACACAAGTCTTCTCCTTCTGAGCAAAAGAGTTAGCAGATAACATAGTGAAACATCGTTAAACAAAGCTAAGCAGTTTCCACAAAGTCAcgctgacacatacacatactTCATCTGAGCATACAAAGGTTTTCCAAAATCATACAGTGAAATTCTAACCGCCTAAATCTACATGTGAGGTTAAACTACAATTTTTCTGTAACACTCCAAAACACAGGAGAGAACAAAACGGTGAGGGGACATGACGATGACAATGATTTGCAATGAATAAAGCTGCTGCAGTGACACACATCATTGTTATTGCTGCTCTTTCAAGACTTTGTTCCTGTTATTACTGCTCTTTCTTATGTTGGAAAAAGATTTGAACTCAACACCATTTACTTACTCACACCAcaggttaaaaagaaaataaatgtggtTTACACGCTGTTCAATCGCAGACACTTCGCGATTGCGTCAAGAGAACTCCGCCGTATCAGAAAACTGTCATGGAGCTATCCGCtggggcaggtcacatactgggtgaaggtgggcagtgtagAGTCCAGCGAgacatgattaaagtcccctgatattagaAGAAGAGCTCTCGGAGATTGCGTTTGGAGTCTGCTGACCACAGAGAGTAACAGGCTGCTTTCACGGATGCTAACAGCTAATAGCTCAATGTCTCTGTTGCAGGGGTACCACAACTGTCTTTAACAAACACTGCCAgcccccctcctttcctctcacCACTGTCTCTCGTCTTGTCCGCCCGCAGCAGCTGGAAGCCGGGCAGCCTactcacagagggagtaccgggcAGTGTCGGGGTACTGCCACTGTGACCGGGTTAGCGTCATTAGCTCCTCAATCATATCAGGGAGCGATCTCACGTTTACAGTGATTACAGGAAGGAGAGATGGTGTGTAAGGTGTCCTTCTCGGGAGACATCACCCCCGTCTCTTCCCTCACTGGGGATGTCGGGTCTGTCTGCCGGTAGCGCAGCTGCAgggcgcagcgctaacagctgatccctaaCGTAAACAAAGGAGCCATGCGCCGAGTGTCTAAATACGGGTGGaaaaagagaagacaaaagaagagaaaagtcAACATAACTAGCACGGAGCGGTAATGCATGACGGCAGAATCTGATTGCTAAGACATAAGTTAAAGGTTAAGAGAAGTAAAgaggaaaataagaaagaagCTCAGAAATGAGCAGAGCTGTTAGCTGCCATAACAGGTACCACAGTTAAGGTTTCAGAAAAAGCATTCTGTCGTTTGTTTGCTTGATCATGCTTTAAACACATCAAAATGCATAGTGGGATTATAATACAAGTCAATACTGTGACAAGCACTGGTACTGAATAGGCAATCACTTAGCAGCAAGGTGACTCGGTGATGCATTAGTGTGGTCTGCACTTCCTCTTCTTTGATTGGGTGAAATGAGTTGAAAGTAATTGGATGAGGGAGTGCCCTGCATAATTTCaataaaacgccgttttaaaCGTCGTTACAGCTGGCACAGAACGCCGTAaaaaaaacgccgtttttatgCATCTTTGAACGGCGTTTTCTGCCGAGTGGCGGAAAAAACGGCGTTTCCGTCTGTCTTTGAACGCCGCTTTTTACGTCACTCGGATGGTGCGTTCAGGGCGCCATGTGAGAGTCGGAAAAAACGGCGTTTGTCGAAACAGAACGCCGTTTTTTTCGGCGTTTTGAATAATTAAACCGCGTTTTTTACGCCATTTCTTAACCAAACGGGTTAGAAAAGTGGCGATATTTGGCACTAATGGCTTGCCACACAGAGGAGGGTTAAGGGCGTTGGcttcttcatcttcatgtttGGCATGTCCTGGAAGCTCGCACTTTAGACCATCATGGGATTCCATTTCATCGGTCTGGTCTCAAAACTTTATAGTGAATACTACAAGGTAAAGTAGTTTTGTCTGAATGTTAATTTCTTTATAGTTTGCTTCCAAGAAGTCACatattattgtcatttttttttttaaactggtctTGAGAAATAGTTATTACAGTTGTTGAGTATTGCAGCATCAACAGCGATCAAGTCGAAGGGAAATGACGACGGAGGCAAAAATGTCCTTAACATTTTGGGAACTTTGTTCCACATTAGGGAACGCGGCAAAACCTTTCCTCACGGGTGCCATTTTTGTTGGGGTACACTTTCTCTCTCAGGGGCGTGATGACGCAGCATACGTGCTTCCTTGTggtgacaaataaaatactgtctctCTGTTAAACAACAATAACCATAATGCAGTTCAACACATTGTACAACATGAGTACACATGgggtgaccaaccgtcctcttttCCCCGGACATGTCCACTTTTCACGTTCTGTCCGGGGCGTCCGGGGGGGATTTTCGAGATGGATGAAAATGTCCGGGTTTTCCTGTAGGCATAGAGGACCCATATGTGCGACTTCGTCCCCGAACTGCTGCGTTGTAAGTGGTTGTTCCGCGCTCACAGACGGGACAGAGTGCGCAGCGGCGCGCTGAAAAGATGCCACAAGATGCCAAAGCGCAAGTGCATCTTTTCaggcaaactgcaaaacaaatttcccttGTACCATCCCTCGGAATAAATGGGAGGCGGAGTGCACTGTGTGCAGAGCTGGCAAATacgtttgtgtgtctgacaaaGGTTTAAAAACGTATAAACAGGGGTGCATATAAGTGGTCCGCAgctgcgcattcgctgtcaaaaataaaagacgcgaaccagataagaagttgcaacgcgcgttcgCGTACATATAGAAGGCACTGTTTTtatccgctagagtgggattttcacggcatattctgccCCATATCtttgtgcgttcatcatttgtttgaagccagctcacctcctgcaaccacttttccgagaatacgcgcttctttttgcggttcggactccttctgacatttctttggaggtggaggaacaccaaagtaattgcttaaaggagcttgcttcttcgacatctttaagagttctaaacaaatgtctgtcctcctccagaaaatcttatgtacgcaaacgcgcgttgcaacttct
This region of Pelmatolapia mariae isolate MD_Pm_ZW linkage group LG12, Pm_UMD_F_2, whole genome shotgun sequence genomic DNA includes:
- the vamp5 gene encoding vesicle-associated membrane protein 5; translation: MDSENGKSRLQKTQDEVEEVKVIMLDNMNKAEERSGKLNELEDRADLLLEESKKFEKTSTQVKTQKRWENKKMKVVLIAVAVVAGLIILSLIIVAIVQSTKGSD